Proteins encoded by one window of Musa acuminata AAA Group cultivar baxijiao chromosome BXJ2-9, Cavendish_Baxijiao_AAA, whole genome shotgun sequence:
- the LOC135622078 gene encoding 22.3 kDa class VI heat shock protein-like, which translates to MPARRVIEIGPADQNSHKWRVPFTEDAFHSFIVHGGVAARNVFGEGSLFSPLLFGKFFDPADAFPLWEFESDALLSGLRNASKSTVDWSATNADYMLKAELPVGARKCDIDVCNLKEMVVEISGRWRGRETDPKDWKNGRWWEYGFARRLELPEDANWTKMEAYITDDIFLEIRIPKNGSDIDLQQMQAV; encoded by the exons ATGCCAGCGCGAAGGGTGATAGAGATCGGACCAGCCGATCAGAACTCTCATAAATGGAGAGTCCCTTTCACTGAAGACGCCTTCCATTCTTTCATCGTCCACGGCGGGGTTGCTGCGCGAAATGTCTTCGGTGAAGGATCACTCTTCAGCCCGCTACTGTTCGGGAAGTTCTTTGATCCGGCTGATGCCTTCCCTCTATGGGAGTTCGAATCGGATGCGTTGCTCTCGGGACTTCGGAACGCCTCCAAGAGCACTGTTGACTGGTCCGCAACGAATGCAGACTACATGCTGAAAGCGGAGTTACCAG TTGGTGCAAGAAAATGTGATATAGATGTATGCAACCTGAAGGAAATGGTGGTCGAGATCAGTGGGCGGTGGAGAGGGCGAGAAACTGATCCAAAGGACTGGAAAAATGGCCGCTGGTGGGAGTATGGATTTGCTAGGCGTCTCGAGCTGCCCGAAGATGCAAACTGGACAAAGATGGAAGCTTACATCACTGATGATATCTTTCTTGAGATAAGAATTCCAAAGAATGGTTCAGACATCGACCTGCAGCAAATGCAGGCTGTGTAA
- the LOC103998998 gene encoding cysteine-rich receptor-like protein kinase 44 isoform X1, whose translation MPRSYHVLLFFSLVLMLRCYGTSSSKLWSYCPHDANYTTNSTFRTNLNLLLASLSSSAAATGYSNDTEGRSSDQVHGLALCRGDVSSSVCQTCLDAAVQDIIQSCPNGMTSTTCYDDCLLRYSNRTFFSTADTSFRYWAWNSQNVSDQQQFDTTLGNLMDGLTKKASSSPKLFAAGSANVTSFNKLYGLVQCSRDLSADDCYRCLQDMVNFIPKCCSWKQGGKVYVQSCYLRFESYRFYNLSAVEAPPPPSPSSKIPSDTVPNDASGGKSNNAVKTVLLVVIPVAAALFFLLAIFIYCRRRKPAMPRRTQLHKRVLDNEDQQEIKSAESLLLDLEVIKSATNNFSDANKLGEGGFGPVYRGTLEDGVQIAVKRLSRTSGQGLVELKNEVVLLAKLQHRNLVRLLGCCLQEEEKLLVYEYLPNTSLDNVLFDPVRRVQLDWARRYKIIEGIGRGLLYLHEDSRLKIVHRDLKASNILLDGDMNPKISDFGLAKLFDVDETQRNTSRIAGTYGYMAPEYALRGRFSTNSDVYSYGVLILEILTGRKNSGYQGSGNSIDLLSYVWRHWNQGDALQAVDQSVVDQCRPQEVLRCMHIGLLCVQEDPAQRPSMASITLMLNSYSVSLPTPSAPAFVTHSITVGESGVHGRHTEISLHRRENSKGRMTSSAKESTNEVSISEMDPR comes from the exons ATGCCTCGTTCCTACCatgtcctcctcttcttctcccttgttCTCATGCTCCGCTGTTACGGAACCAGCTCGAGCAAGCTCTGGAGCTACTGTCCTCATGATGCCAACTACACCACCAACAGCACCTTCCGGACCAACCTCAACCTCCTCCtcgcctccctctcctcctcagccgccGCCACCGGCTACTCCAACGACACGGAAGGTCGGTCCTCGGACCAAGTCCACGGCCTCGCGTTATGCCGCGGCGACGTCTCCTCCTCCGTGTGCCAGACCTGCCTCGACGCCGCCGTCCAAGACATCATCCAGTCGTGCCCCAACGGCATGACATCCACCACATGCTACGATGACTGCCTGCTTCGCTACTCCAACCGGACGTTCTTCTCCACGGCGGACACCTCCTTCAGGTACTGGGCGTGGAACAGCCAGAACGTCTCGGACCAGCAACAGTTCGACACCACGCTGGGGAATCTCATGGACGGTCTCACCAAGAAAGCAAGTAGCTCGCCCAAACTGTTCGCGGCTGGATCGGCCAACGTCACCAGCTTCAATAAGCTGTACGGGTTGGTGCAGTGCTCGAGGGACCTGTCGGCGGACGACTGCTACCGGTGTCTCCAGGACATGGTGAACTTCATTCCCAAGTGTTGCAGTTGGAAGCAGGGAGGGAAGGTGTACGTCCAGAGTTGTTACCTTCGCTTCGAGTCGTATCGTTTCTACAACCTCTCCGCCGTGGAGGCTCCACCGCCGCCGTCTCCGAGCAGCAAGATTCCCAGCGATACCGTGCCAAATGATGCCAGTGGAG GAAAAAGTAACAATGCTGTGAAAACAGTTCTACTTGTTGTCATCCCTGTTGCTGCAGCGCTGTTCTTCCTCCTTGCCATTTTTATCTACTGTCGAAGAAGGAAACCAGCAATGCCAAGGAGGACGCAGCTGCACAAACGAGTACTTG ACAATGAAGACCAACAAGAGATCAAGAGTGCAGAATCTCTGTTACTTGATCTGGAGGTGATCAAGTCTGCCACAAACAACTTTTCTGATGCAAACAAGCTAGGAGAAGGAGGATTTGGACCAGTTTATAGG GGAACACTAGAGGATGGAGTGCAAATAGCTGTGAAGAGGCTTTCAAGAACCTCAGGGCAAGGGCTTGTTGAGCTGAAGAATGAGGTGGTTTTGTTGGCCAAACTTCAGCACAGAAACCTTGTGAGATTGTTGGGTTGTTGCTTACAAGAGGAGGAGAAATTACTTGTCTATGAGTACCTTCCTAATACAAGTCTTGACAATGTCTTATTTG ATCCTGTGAGGAGAGTGCAATTGGACTGGGCAAGGAGGTATAAGATCATCGAGGGCATCGGGCGAGGACTTCTTTATCTCCACGAAGATTCAAGGCTCAAGATCGTTCACCGGGACCTAAAAGCCAGCAATATCTTGTTGGATGGGGATATGAACCCCAAGATTTCAGACTTCGGTCTCGCCAAGCTTTTTGATGTGGACGAGACACAGAGGAACACTAGCAGAATTGCCGGAACATA TGGATATATGGCACCAGAGTATGCTCTGCGGGGGCGCTTCTCGACTAATTCAGATGTTTACAGCTACGGTGTGCTAATTCTGGAGATCTTGACTGGTCGAAAGAACAGTGGCTACCAAGGATCTGGGAATTCCATTGACCTTCTAAGCTAT GTCTGGAGGCATTGGAATCAAGGGGATGCATTGCAGGCGGTTGACCAAAGTGTGGTCGATCAATGTCGACCTCAGGAAGTGTTGAGATGCATGCATATAGGGTTGCTGTGTGTCCAAGAAGACCCTGCACAAAGACCCAGCATGGCATCCATAACTCTTATGCTTAATAGCTACTCTGTTAGTCTTCCTACTCCTTCAGCACCTGCTTTTGTCACTCATAGTATCACAGTCGGTGAATCTGGTGTTCACGGAAGGCacacagaaatcagtttgcatagGAGAGAGAACAGTAAAGGAAGAATGACAAGTTCAGCAAAAGAATCCACAAATGAAGTTTCTATCTCTGAAATGGATCCCAGATAG
- the LOC103998883 gene encoding oxygen-evolving enhancer protein 3-1, chloroplastic: protein MASMTGLRGLSQALLEGSLQLSGSSRLAVPRGNRVAVARPRLAVRAQQQAATEGDSSAAHSSRRAVLGIVATGLAGGSFVKAVLADAKSIKVGPPPPPSGGLPGTLNADQPRDLQLPLKQRFYLQPLPPSEAAARAKESAKDILNVKQLIDKKEWPYVMNDLRLKAGYLRFDLNTIISAKPKEEKKTLKELTGKLFAAIDELDHAAKIKSTPQAEKYYATTKSLLDDVLAKIG, encoded by the exons ATGGCTTCCATGACAGGCTTACGCGGCTTGTCCCAGGCATTGCTCGAAGGGAGCCTTCAGCTCAGCGGCTCAAGCAGGCTCGCCGTTCCCCGCGGCAACCGCGTGGCCGTCGCCCGGCCCAGGCTTGCCGTCCGAGCCCAgcagcaggctgcgaccgagggtgaTTCCTCCGCCGCCCATAGCAGCCGCCGCGCTGTGCTTGGTATCGTGGCCACCGGGCTCGCCGGCGGATCCTTCGTCAAGGCCGTGCTCGCCGATGCCAAATCCATCAAGGTCGGCCCGCCTCCCCCGCCCTCCGGCGGCCTCC CTGGGACCTTAAATGCCGATCAGCCAAGAGATCTTCAGCTTCCACTGAAACAGAGATTCTATCTGCAACCACTACCTCCATCGGAAGCTGCAGCGAGGGCGAAGGAGTCAGCCAAGGACATTCTAAATGTGAAGCAGCTGATCGATAAGAAGGAATGGCCGTATGTTATGAATGACCTCCGCCTCAAGGCAGGATACCTCCGTTTCGACCTCAATACCATCATCTCCGCTAAaccaaaggaggagaagaagacacTTAAGGAACTCACTGGAAAGCTGTTTGCTGCAATTGATGAG CTTGATCATGCTGCAAAGATCAAGAGCACCCCACAAGCTGAAAAGTACTATGCAACAACCAAATCTCTCCTCGATGATGTTCTTGCAAAGATAGGCTAG
- the LOC103998998 gene encoding cysteine-rich receptor-like protein kinase 10 isoform X2, giving the protein MPRRTQLHKRVLDNEDQQEIKSAESLLLDLEVIKSATNNFSDANKLGEGGFGPVYRGTLEDGVQIAVKRLSRTSGQGLVELKNEVVLLAKLQHRNLVRLLGCCLQEEEKLLVYEYLPNTSLDNVLFDPVRRVQLDWARRYKIIEGIGRGLLYLHEDSRLKIVHRDLKASNILLDGDMNPKISDFGLAKLFDVDETQRNTSRIAGTYGYMAPEYALRGRFSTNSDVYSYGVLILEILTGRKNSGYQGSGNSIDLLSYVWRHWNQGDALQAVDQSVVDQCRPQEVLRCMHIGLLCVQEDPAQRPSMASITLMLNSYSVSLPTPSAPAFVTHSITVGESGVHGRHTEISLHRRENSKGRMTSSAKESTNEVSISEMDPR; this is encoded by the exons ATGCCAAGGAGGACGCAGCTGCACAAACGAGTACTTG ACAATGAAGACCAACAAGAGATCAAGAGTGCAGAATCTCTGTTACTTGATCTGGAGGTGATCAAGTCTGCCACAAACAACTTTTCTGATGCAAACAAGCTAGGAGAAGGAGGATTTGGACCAGTTTATAGG GGAACACTAGAGGATGGAGTGCAAATAGCTGTGAAGAGGCTTTCAAGAACCTCAGGGCAAGGGCTTGTTGAGCTGAAGAATGAGGTGGTTTTGTTGGCCAAACTTCAGCACAGAAACCTTGTGAGATTGTTGGGTTGTTGCTTACAAGAGGAGGAGAAATTACTTGTCTATGAGTACCTTCCTAATACAAGTCTTGACAATGTCTTATTTG ATCCTGTGAGGAGAGTGCAATTGGACTGGGCAAGGAGGTATAAGATCATCGAGGGCATCGGGCGAGGACTTCTTTATCTCCACGAAGATTCAAGGCTCAAGATCGTTCACCGGGACCTAAAAGCCAGCAATATCTTGTTGGATGGGGATATGAACCCCAAGATTTCAGACTTCGGTCTCGCCAAGCTTTTTGATGTGGACGAGACACAGAGGAACACTAGCAGAATTGCCGGAACATA TGGATATATGGCACCAGAGTATGCTCTGCGGGGGCGCTTCTCGACTAATTCAGATGTTTACAGCTACGGTGTGCTAATTCTGGAGATCTTGACTGGTCGAAAGAACAGTGGCTACCAAGGATCTGGGAATTCCATTGACCTTCTAAGCTAT GTCTGGAGGCATTGGAATCAAGGGGATGCATTGCAGGCGGTTGACCAAAGTGTGGTCGATCAATGTCGACCTCAGGAAGTGTTGAGATGCATGCATATAGGGTTGCTGTGTGTCCAAGAAGACCCTGCACAAAGACCCAGCATGGCATCCATAACTCTTATGCTTAATAGCTACTCTGTTAGTCTTCCTACTCCTTCAGCACCTGCTTTTGTCACTCATAGTATCACAGTCGGTGAATCTGGTGTTCACGGAAGGCacacagaaatcagtttgcatagGAGAGAGAACAGTAAAGGAAGAATGACAAGTTCAGCAAAAGAATCCACAAATGAAGTTTCTATCTCTGAAATGGATCCCAGATAG